One region of Chryseobacterium muglaense genomic DNA includes:
- a CDS encoding TetR/AcrR family transcriptional regulator — MSKAEKTKQFIIEKTATLFNTKGYTATSLSDITEATGLTKGSIYGNFENKDEVSLEVYKYNSGVLKKSLMRSFSEEFPTMYDKLYAFVAFYRKNWQLVFLHGGCPLMNAATESDDTFPALNSQVKISFQDWTETISKIIKAGKLNNEFNQEIDPEQYASLFIILIEGGILLSKTTGDEKHLNLALDRIQILIDKEIKKNPL; from the coding sequence ATGTCAAAAGCAGAAAAGACAAAACAATTCATTATTGAGAAAACGGCAACTTTGTTTAATACCAAAGGTTATACCGCTACGTCTTTATCAGATATTACCGAAGCAACCGGCCTTACCAAAGGCAGCATCTACGGAAATTTTGAAAACAAAGACGAAGTATCTCTTGAAGTTTACAAATACAACTCGGGGGTTCTCAAAAAAAGCTTAATGAGATCATTTAGTGAAGAATTTCCGACAATGTATGATAAACTATATGCTTTTGTAGCGTTTTACCGCAAAAACTGGCAACTGGTTTTTCTACATGGCGGTTGCCCACTGATGAATGCAGCAACAGAATCTGATGACACTTTTCCAGCATTAAACAGTCAGGTGAAAATATCTTTTCAAGACTGGACAGAAACTATTTCTAAGATTATTAAAGCAGGAAAGCTCAATAATGAGTTTAATCAAGAAATAGATCCGGAGCAGTATGCTTCCCTTTTTATTATCCTTATTGAAGGTGGAATTTTGCTTTCAAAAACAACCGGAGATGAGAAGCATCTAAATCTTGCTTTAGATAGGATTCAGATACTCATAGACAAAGAAATTAAAAAAAATCCTTTATAA
- a CDS encoding PaaI family thioesterase yields the protein MDKLQALKSFVGKEFTASPSPFMRWLNPVVVSAEEGQIEFQYTVREEWLNPMGNMHGGVTAAIMDDIIGATMFSLNEKNFIVTVNNSIDYFSTAKENDIIVAETKIIKRGKQFVNAQCEIWNADKTRLIARGTSNLFKINN from the coding sequence ATGGATAAACTGCAGGCATTAAAATCATTTGTCGGAAAAGAATTTACCGCATCTCCTTCTCCATTTATGAGATGGCTGAATCCGGTTGTCGTTTCAGCTGAAGAAGGTCAAATTGAATTTCAGTATACCGTAAGAGAAGAATGGCTAAACCCAATGGGAAATATGCACGGCGGTGTAACAGCTGCAATTATGGATGATATTATCGGGGCAACCATGTTTTCTTTAAACGAAAAAAACTTTATTGTAACCGTCAATAACAGCATTGATTATTTTTCAACAGCAAAAGAAAATGATATTATTGTAGCCGAAACAAAAATCATTAAAAGAGGAAAACAGTTTGTGAACGCACAATGTGAAATTTGGAATGCAGATAAAACGCGTCTTATCGCGAGAGGAACCTCAAATTTATTTAAAATTAATAACTAA
- the fabF gene encoding beta-ketoacyl-ACP synthase II, whose product MKRVVITGLGAVTPLGNNVEEFWQNSINGVSGANKITHFDTEKFKVHFACEVKNFDPKVYLNHTEIKRSDLFSQYAMYSSAEAIKDSGLEFEKMDPFDTGVIWGTGQGGMWTFESEVMNFADGDGTPRFNPFFVPKFIANMASGMISMKFGLQGINYTTISACATGNTAIMDAFNYIRLGKAKVIISGGSEAAITPASVGGFSVMKAMSTRNDDFATASRPYDEARDGFVMGEGAGALVLEEYEHAKARGAKIYAELAGAAMTADAYHMTAPHPDGVGAIKAMQLALKEAGANTEDIDYLNPHATSTPLGDLVELKGISKLFKGSKNLDLSATKSMTGHLLGAAGAAEAILSIKAIEKGIIPPTINLHKIDDNIPKDVNIIFGEAKEKDIQFALSNAFGFGGHNATLVFKKFS is encoded by the coding sequence ATGAAAAGAGTTGTCATTACAGGATTGGGCGCGGTAACGCCTTTAGGGAATAATGTTGAAGAATTCTGGCAAAACAGCATCAATGGAGTGAGTGGAGCCAATAAAATTACTCATTTCGATACCGAAAAATTTAAAGTACACTTTGCATGTGAAGTAAAAAACTTTGATCCTAAAGTATATTTAAACCATACCGAAATAAAAAGAAGCGACCTGTTTTCACAATACGCCATGTATTCATCTGCTGAAGCAATAAAAGATTCAGGACTTGAGTTTGAAAAAATGGATCCGTTTGACACCGGAGTAATCTGGGGAACCGGACAAGGAGGAATGTGGACTTTCGAAAGCGAAGTCATGAATTTCGCAGACGGAGACGGAACACCAAGATTTAATCCGTTTTTTGTTCCTAAGTTTATTGCCAATATGGCTTCAGGAATGATTTCTATGAAATTTGGTCTTCAGGGAATTAATTATACAACGATTTCTGCCTGCGCAACAGGAAATACCGCAATAATGGACGCTTTTAACTACATCCGTTTAGGAAAAGCAAAAGTAATTATCAGTGGTGGTTCTGAAGCAGCAATTACTCCCGCTTCAGTGGGTGGTTTTTCTGTAATGAAAGCAATGTCAACAAGAAACGATGATTTTGCTACAGCCAGTCGACCTTATGATGAAGCCCGAGACGGTTTTGTAATGGGAGAAGGAGCCGGAGCTTTGGTTTTGGAAGAATATGAACATGCAAAAGCAAGAGGCGCAAAAATCTACGCAGAATTAGCAGGAGCAGCAATGACAGCCGATGCTTATCATATGACCGCACCTCATCCTGATGGAGTTGGTGCTATAAAAGCAATGCAATTGGCATTAAAAGAAGCTGGAGCAAATACTGAAGATATTGATTACCTAAATCCTCATGCCACTTCTACTCCACTTGGAGATTTGGTTGAGCTAAAAGGAATCAGCAAATTATTTAAAGGAAGTAAAAACCTTGATCTGAGCGCCACAAAATCAATGACTGGTCATTTGTTGGGAGCCGCAGGAGCTGCAGAAGCTATTCTTTCGATTAAAGCTATTGAAAAAGGAATTATTCCACCAACAATTAACCTTCACAAGATTGATGACAACATTCCGAAAGATGTAAATATTATTTTTGGGGAAGCAAAAGAAAAAGATATTCAGTTTGCATTAAGTAACGCCTTTGGTTTTGGAGGACATAATGCAACTTTAGTATTTAAGAAGTTCTCTTAA
- a CDS encoding murein L,D-transpeptidase catalytic domain family protein — MKGFYSLLGIVYMVTTSFYVSPKKENVKNENTNTKKIETAVEIKSKKSTNEMSSSEELYNSILFETDHKLNFDVFSKAILGFNNLKKAGKLDESAHLLTVCDFSMSSNTKRLWVIDMDEKKVLFNSLVAHGKNTGEEFATNFSNIESSLQSSMGFYITESTYNGDNGYSLKLLGMDKGFNDAAYKRAVVMHGADYVSEEFAAAHKRIGRSWGCPAIPRALTEPIINTIKGKNALFIYYPDQNYLSSSEWLKEA, encoded by the coding sequence ATGAAAGGATTTTATAGCTTATTAGGCATTGTGTACATGGTAACGACTTCTTTTTATGTTTCTCCAAAAAAAGAGAATGTAAAGAACGAAAATACCAACACAAAAAAAATAGAAACTGCAGTTGAAATTAAATCTAAAAAAAGTACAAATGAAATGAGTTCTTCTGAAGAACTTTACAACTCTATCTTATTCGAAACGGATCATAAACTCAATTTTGATGTTTTTTCTAAAGCTATTTTAGGTTTTAATAATCTTAAAAAAGCTGGAAAATTAGATGAAAGCGCACACTTATTAACGGTTTGCGATTTTTCTATGTCATCAAATACCAAAAGACTATGGGTAATTGATATGGACGAGAAAAAAGTTCTTTTCAATTCTTTAGTTGCTCACGGAAAAAACACAGGGGAAGAATTTGCCACCAATTTTTCTAACATAGAAAGCTCACTTCAAAGTAGTATGGGATTTTACATAACAGAATCTACCTACAATGGAGATAATGGATATTCACTGAAACTTTTAGGTATGGATAAAGGCTTTAATGATGCAGCATACAAAAGAGCTGTTGTGATGCACGGAGCCGATTATGTAAGTGAGGAATTTGCTGCAGCACACAAAAGAATCGGAAGAAGCTGGGGTTGTCCTGCAATTCCGAGAGCGTTGACAGAGCCAATTATCAATACAATAAAAGGTAAAAATGCTCTTTTTATTTATTATCCCGATCAGAATTATCTTTCATCTTCAGAATGGTTGAAAGAAGCATAA
- the msrB gene encoding peptide-methionine (R)-S-oxide reductase MsrB: MQNEAKNNPYYSRTDTTKLNVSNDEWFKILSPDLYAIGREAATERPFTGKYNEFDELGEYYCAVCGNHLFRSNQKFMSSCGWPSFFEADKNGVGYNRDSTHGMERIEVVCKRCDSHLGHVFNDGPAPTGTRYCMNSISLEFVPDSKE, from the coding sequence ATGCAAAACGAAGCAAAAAACAATCCATATTATTCAAGAACAGATACAACGAAACTGAATGTTTCTAACGATGAATGGTTCAAAATCCTTTCTCCTGATTTGTATGCAATCGGAAGAGAGGCTGCAACTGAAAGACCTTTTACCGGAAAATACAATGAGTTTGACGAATTGGGAGAATATTATTGTGCGGTTTGTGGAAATCACCTTTTCCGTTCTAATCAGAAATTTATGAGCAGTTGCGGTTGGCCAAGTTTTTTTGAAGCTGATAAAAATGGAGTAGGCTATAACCGAGATTCAACTCATGGAATGGAAAGAATTGAAGTAGTTTGCAAACGTTGTGATTCGCACTTAGGTCATGTTTTTAATGACGGGCCGGCTCCAACAGGTACTAGATACTGCATGAATTCTATTAGTTTAGAGTTTGTTCCAGACTCTAAAGAATAA
- a CDS encoding DUF445 domain-containing protein, which produces MNDEDKRKQLRKYKAFATGLFVLMAIIFIVTTILQKAHDSHWIGYVRAFSEAAMVGALADWFAVTALFRHPLGLPIPHTNLIENSKEKLGDNLGSFVVSNFLSPKTIRPYIQKIKISNFVGEWLNKERNQEALIKNISDIVLDILNKLDDSEVSHFISKKVSEMTDDIQLNKILGNGIIYLLDKNDHEKIVTNLSKQIKEYLIENDGMIQERVKKGSYSFIPSFVDNKIAEKIASGLSDFFREVEENPYHEIRDLITRKIYEFSNDLKENPKWNDEFKTIKNDFLKNDKLEEYSNDIWISIKKTLSTELQEEESSLKKYITKNLNEFSQNLKTDEKLQNKIDHWVRVTAYKYILKNTHQAGNLISSTVGNWQGKELSEKLELEVGKDLQFIRVNGTLVGGLVGLIIYTISHFFL; this is translated from the coding sequence ATGAATGACGAAGATAAACGAAAACAGCTCAGAAAATATAAAGCTTTTGCCACAGGACTTTTTGTTTTGATGGCAATTATCTTTATTGTGACTACAATTTTGCAAAAAGCTCACGACTCTCATTGGATTGGCTATGTTCGTGCATTTTCTGAAGCAGCCATGGTTGGTGCTTTAGCAGACTGGTTTGCGGTGACCGCACTTTTCCGCCATCCTTTGGGTCTTCCGATTCCACATACGAATTTGATTGAAAATAGTAAGGAAAAGCTTGGCGATAATCTCGGAAGTTTTGTGGTTTCTAATTTTCTTTCGCCAAAAACAATTCGTCCTTATATTCAGAAAATTAAAATTTCAAATTTTGTCGGCGAATGGCTCAACAAAGAAAGAAACCAGGAAGCTTTAATTAAAAATATCTCAGACATTGTTTTGGATATTCTCAACAAGCTGGATGATTCTGAAGTAAGTCATTTTATCAGTAAAAAAGTGAGCGAAATGACCGATGATATTCAGCTTAATAAGATTTTAGGAAATGGAATTATCTATCTTTTAGACAAAAATGATCACGAGAAAATCGTCACCAATCTTTCAAAACAAATTAAAGAATACCTTATTGAAAATGACGGAATGATTCAGGAAAGGGTAAAAAAAGGAAGTTATTCTTTTATTCCGTCGTTTGTTGACAATAAAATTGCCGAAAAAATTGCAAGCGGACTTTCAGATTTCTTCAGAGAAGTGGAAGAAAATCCTTATCATGAAATTCGAGATTTAATTACAAGGAAAATCTACGAATTTTCTAATGATCTAAAAGAAAACCCGAAATGGAATGATGAATTTAAAACCATCAAAAATGATTTTCTTAAAAATGACAAACTGGAGGAATACTCAAATGACATCTGGATTTCTATTAAAAAAACATTGAGCACCGAATTGCAGGAAGAAGAATCTTCATTAAAAAAATACATTACAAAAAACCTCAACGAATTTTCTCAAAATTTGAAAACTGATGAAAAACTTCAGAATAAAATCGACCATTGGGTAAGGGTAACTGCCTACAAATATATTCTGAAAAACACCCATCAAGCCGGAAACCTCATCAGCTCAACCGTCGGAAACTGGCAAGGAAAAGAACTCAGCGAAAAACTCGAACTGGAAGTTGGAAAAGACCTGCAATTCATCCGTGTGAACGGAACTTTAGTTGGTGGATTAGTAGGATTGATTATTTATACGATTTCACATTTTTTTCTTTAA
- a CDS encoding quinone-dependent dihydroorotate dehydrogenase: MYKSLIRPILFKFDPEEVHHFTFSMLKNFGFLTKLFLPKPIVDKRLEREVFGLKFKNPVGLAAGFDKNAVLFNELGDLGFGFVEIGTVTPKAQAGNPKKRLFRLIEDGGIINRMGFNNDGLETAIEKLKSNKGKIIIGGNIGKNTNTTPENYTQDYLDCFEGLHPYVDYFVLNVSCPNVGSHAKLEDVEYLRELITAVKGINQTKVNPKPILLKIAPDLNDQQLDEIIELIAETKIDGIVVSNTSVNREGLKTSPEVLAAIGNGGLSGKPIRERSTKMIKYLSDKSNRAFPIIGVGGIHSAKDAIEKLDAGATLVQLYTGFIYEGPQLINDINQELLTRASRISR, from the coding sequence ATGTACAAATCGCTCATTCGCCCGATTCTTTTCAAATTTGATCCTGAAGAAGTGCATCACTTTACCTTTTCGATGCTCAAAAACTTTGGATTCTTAACAAAATTATTTCTTCCAAAACCTATTGTTGACAAACGTCTTGAAAGAGAAGTTTTCGGACTTAAATTTAAAAATCCTGTTGGATTGGCGGCGGGTTTTGATAAAAATGCTGTTTTATTTAATGAATTGGGAGATTTAGGATTCGGATTTGTAGAAATAGGAACGGTAACGCCAAAAGCACAGGCCGGAAATCCTAAAAAAAGATTATTTCGTTTAATAGAAGATGGCGGAATTATCAACAGAATGGGTTTCAACAACGATGGTTTGGAAACTGCCATTGAAAAACTAAAATCCAACAAAGGAAAAATCATCATCGGCGGAAACATTGGAAAAAATACCAATACAACGCCCGAAAATTATACTCAGGATTACTTAGACTGTTTCGAAGGACTTCATCCTTATGTAGACTATTTTGTTTTAAATGTAAGCTGTCCAAACGTTGGAAGTCACGCCAAACTGGAAGATGTAGAGTATTTAAGAGAATTGATTACCGCTGTAAAAGGAATTAATCAAACTAAAGTAAATCCAAAACCAATCCTTCTAAAAATTGCTCCGGATTTAAATGATCAACAGCTTGATGAAATTATAGAATTGATTGCAGAAACAAAAATCGATGGAATTGTTGTTTCTAACACATCAGTGAACAGAGAAGGTTTGAAAACTTCGCCTGAAGTTTTAGCAGCAATCGGAAACGGAGGTTTAAGTGGAAAACCGATTCGTGAAAGAAGTACAAAAATGATCAAATATCTTTCAGACAAAAGCAATCGTGCATTCCCAATTATTGGAGTTGGTGGAATTCATTCTGCAAAAGATGCCATCGAGAAACTGGATGCGGGAGCGACATTGGTTCAGCTGTACACCGGATTTATCTATGAAGGACCACAATTAATCAACGATATTAATCAGGAACTTTTAACGAGAGCAAGTAGAATTTCGAGATAA
- a CDS encoding pseudouridine synthase, which translates to MLEILYRDEHLIAINKPSGLLVHKSYYSGQADTYAIQELRDQIGQYVYPVHRLDRKTSGVLLFTLDKETLRIMNDQFAAREVEKKYLAILRGWAPEEETIDYDLVNEDEIQQNAITYYHRLQTSEIDLVFGKHQTSRYCLVEAIPETGRFHQLRKHFKHILHPILGCRPHGCNKQNKLWLETFNMNKLMLHAHQLVFNHPIANEKITLNAKVNEEFKRVGDILNFDLSSYS; encoded by the coding sequence ATGTTAGAAATTCTTTATCGAGACGAACATCTTATTGCCATCAACAAACCCAGCGGATTATTGGTTCATAAATCATATTATTCGGGACAGGCAGACACGTATGCTATTCAGGAATTAAGAGATCAAATCGGACAATACGTTTATCCGGTGCATCGTTTAGACCGAAAAACATCGGGCGTTTTGCTGTTTACTTTAGATAAAGAGACGTTGAGAATAATGAATGACCAATTTGCCGCACGCGAAGTTGAAAAAAAATACTTGGCAATTCTTAGAGGATGGGCGCCAGAAGAAGAAACCATCGATTATGATTTAGTTAATGAAGACGAAATTCAGCAAAATGCGATTACCTATTATCATCGTTTACAGACTTCAGAGATAGATCTAGTATTCGGAAAGCATCAGACCTCGAGATATTGTTTGGTTGAAGCAATCCCAGAAACAGGAAGGTTTCATCAATTGAGAAAGCACTTTAAACATATTTTACATCCTATTTTGGGATGCAGACCTCATGGCTGCAATAAACAAAATAAGCTGTGGCTGGAAACCTTTAATATGAATAAATTGATGCTTCATGCTCATCAATTGGTTTTTAATCATCCCATTGCTAATGAGAAAATTACATTAAATGCAAAGGTAAACGAAGAGTTTAAAAGGGTAGGAGATATTTTAAATTTTGATTTGAGTTCATATAGTTGA
- a CDS encoding DUF4177 domain-containing protein, which produces MKKRFEYKTVVVKPKVSFWTVEYDPNEMDKTLNQYGTEGWELLSVESREYMGTYIFHYTFKREQ; this is translated from the coding sequence ATGAAAAAAAGATTTGAATATAAAACAGTGGTGGTAAAACCTAAAGTTAGTTTTTGGACTGTAGAATACGATCCGAATGAAATGGATAAAACATTAAACCAATACGGTACTGAAGGTTGGGAATTGTTAAGTGTAGAAAGCAGAGAATACATGGGAACCTATATATTTCACTATACTTTTAAGCGCGAACAATAA
- a CDS encoding glycine--tRNA ligase, giving the protein MAKQEDVFKKVISHAKEYGFIFPSSEIYDGLSAVYDYGQNGAELKNNIKQYWWKAMVQLNENIVGIDSAILMHPTTWKASGHVDAFNDPLIDNKDSKKRFRADVLVEDYCLKIEDKEKKEIEKAAKRFGESFDKAQFEATNPKILEYRAKREAILSRLAKSLENEDLADVKSLIEELEIADPDTGSKNWTEVRQFNLMFGTKLGASADSAMDLYLRPETAQGIFVNFLNVQKTSRHRLPFGIAQIGKAFRNEIVARQFIFRMREFEQMEMQFFVAPGTELEFYEQWKTKRLNWHLALGLGDDNYRFHDHEKLAHYANAAADIEFNFPFGFKELEGIHSRTDFDLKAHEKHSGRKLQFFDPERNENYVPYVVETSVGLDRLFLSIFSNSLKDEVLEDGSERTVLSLPPALAPIKAAILPLMKKDGLAEYAENIFNDLKYDFNLFYEEKDAIGKRYRRQDAIGTPYCITIDHDSLTDHTVTIRDRDTMKQERVPVSELRRIIDEKTNFRNLLSKI; this is encoded by the coding sequence ATGGCAAAGCAAGAAGATGTTTTCAAGAAAGTGATTTCTCACGCTAAAGAATATGGGTTTATTTTCCCTTCGAGTGAGATTTATGACGGTTTATCTGCAGTTTATGACTATGGACAAAACGGTGCAGAACTGAAAAACAATATCAAACAATACTGGTGGAAAGCGATGGTACAGCTTAACGAAAATATTGTAGGTATTGATTCGGCGATTTTGATGCACCCAACTACTTGGAAAGCTTCGGGCCACGTTGATGCATTCAACGATCCATTGATTGACAATAAAGATTCTAAAAAACGTTTCAGAGCCGATGTTTTGGTGGAAGATTATTGTTTAAAAATTGAAGATAAGGAGAAAAAAGAAATTGAAAAAGCAGCAAAAAGATTTGGTGAGTCTTTCGATAAAGCACAGTTTGAAGCTACGAATCCTAAAATTTTAGAATACAGAGCCAAAAGAGAAGCTATTCTTTCAAGATTGGCAAAATCTTTAGAAAATGAAGACCTTGCTGATGTAAAATCTTTAATTGAAGAGTTAGAAATTGCTGATCCAGATACAGGTTCTAAAAACTGGACGGAAGTAAGACAATTCAACTTGATGTTTGGAACTAAATTAGGGGCTTCTGCAGATTCTGCGATGGATCTTTATTTGAGACCGGAAACTGCTCAGGGAATTTTCGTTAACTTTTTGAATGTACAGAAAACTTCTCGTCACAGACTTCCTTTTGGAATTGCTCAGATTGGAAAAGCTTTCAGAAATGAAATTGTTGCAAGACAGTTTATCTTCAGAATGCGTGAATTTGAACAAATGGAAATGCAGTTTTTTGTTGCTCCGGGAACAGAACTTGAATTCTACGAACAGTGGAAAACAAAACGTCTAAACTGGCATTTGGCTCTTGGTTTAGGAGATGACAACTACAGATTCCACGATCATGAGAAATTGGCGCATTATGCTAATGCTGCTGCAGATATTGAATTTAATTTCCCATTTGGTTTCAAAGAATTGGAAGGTATTCACTCGAGAACAGATTTCGATTTGAAAGCCCATGAGAAGCATTCAGGAAGAAAATTACAGTTCTTCGATCCTGAAAGAAACGAAAACTACGTTCCTTATGTAGTAGAAACTTCTGTTGGATTGGATAGATTATTCCTTTCTATTTTCTCAAACAGTCTAAAAGATGAAGTTTTGGAAGACGGTTCAGAAAGAACAGTTTTATCTTTACCTCCGGCTTTAGCTCCAATTAAAGCAGCGATTTTACCATTAATGAAAAAAGATGGTTTAGCGGAATATGCTGAGAATATCTTTAATGACTTGAAATACGATTTCAACTTATTCTACGAAGAAAAAGATGCTATCGGAAAGCGTTACAGAAGACAGGATGCGATTGGAACACCTTACTGTATTACGATCGATCACGATTCTTTAACAGATCACACCGTGACAATAAGAGACAGAGACACGATGAAGCAGGAAAGAGTTCCGGTTTCTGAGTTGAGACGAATTATCGATGAGAAAACGAACTTCAGAAATTTACTTTCTAAAATATAA